From one Vanacampus margaritifer isolate UIUO_Vmar chromosome 12, RoL_Vmar_1.0, whole genome shotgun sequence genomic stretch:
- the crls1 gene encoding cardiolipin synthase (CMP-forming) isoform X2, whose product MMLLCFRGNPAPLCRKAADCLLSARRGAACRLEATTTTTWRLLRAAPVTGLRGADGRPPFRLGPVPSTWWRPCRTLLVLRGGHGRLVVNSRSLLSTGGRGFSGKSNQEADTQREANPVAGQGLFKFKELYENPWTIPNLLCVCRIVLAPFLGHLIIQQHFHLSLALFTLAGATDLLDGYIARTWPTQKSALGSALDPLADKILISFLYISLTYADIIPAPLTALVVFRDIGLIAAVFWVRYKTVPPPVTLSKFFNPCYTTAQLKPTLFSKVNTAIQLVLVAASLAAPVFQYTDSILLQGLWNVDRASCVHA is encoded by the exons ATGATGCTTTTGTGTTTTCGGGGAAATCCGGCACCGCTGTGCCGCAAGGCCGCCGACTGTTTGCTGTCGGCGCGGCGCGGGGCTGCGTGTCGGCTGgaggcgacgacgacgacgacatggCGGCTCTTGCGCGCAGCACCTGTCACCGGCCTCAGAGGGGCGGACGGCCGCCCTCCCTTTCGCCTCGGTCCGGTTCCGTCGACGTGGTGGAGGCCGTGCCGAACTCTGCTCGTGCTACGCGGAGGTCACGGCCGGTTGGTTGTCAACTCCCGGTCACTCCTGTCCACCGGAGGCCGAGGGTTTAGTGGGAAGAGTAACCAGGAAGCGGATACCCAAAGGGAGGCCAACCCTGTAGCCGGACAGGGGCTGTTCAAGTTTAAAGAGCTG TACGAGAACCCGTGGACCATCCCCAATCTGCTGTGCGTGTGCCGGATCGTCCTGGCTCCTTTCCTGGGTCACCTGATCATCCAGCAACACTTCCACCTCAGCCTGGCGCTTTTCACCTTGGCTGGAGCCACTGACTTG CTGGACGGTTACATCGCCAGGACGTGGCCCACGCAGAAGTCGGCGTTGGGAAGCGCCCTGGACCCGCTGGCGGACAAAATCCTCATCAGCTTTTTATACATCAGCCTCACGTATGCAGACATCATACCAG CGCCACTGACGGCGCTGGTGGTTTTCAGGGACATCGGTTTGATCGCTGCCGTCTTCTGGGTCAGATACAAGACGGTGCCGCCACCG GTGACCCTCAGTAAGTTTTTTAACCCCTGCTACACCACAGCTCAGCTCAAGCCGACACTCTTTAGCAAG GTGAACACGGCCATCCAGCTGGTTCTGGTCGCGGCGTCCCTGGCGGCTCCAGTCTTCCAGTACACCGACAGCATCCTTCTGCAGGGCTTGTG GAATGTTGACCGTGCATCCTGCGTTCACGCCTAA
- the LOC144061392 gene encoding 1-phosphatidylinositol 4,5-bisphosphate phosphodiesterase beta-1-like isoform X2, which produces MASAQPGVHALKLQPPAVSPTLRNGSNFIKWDEDLSTVTPVTLFVDPHGLYLYWTDQNKETELLDLTHVKDVRTGRSTKTAKEAKLRELLDVGNLVGRLENRMVTVVTASDIVNVNQIIFIASQEDEAKVWCEDLFCLSSNLLSHNLNRDHSLLKAYVKLTLQPNTDGRIPVKNFVRLFSSDRKRVENALENCRLPYGRGDAIKVEDFTPDVYKSFLEQFCPRPELANIFKLQGGDDGSVSVDQMTEFINNKQRDPRLNEILYPPLRPAQTQTLLERHQSDTMLLERGLISLQAFCSYLSSDENGVIPPDKLDQSEDMSFPLSHYFVNSSHNTYLTAGQLAGSSSVEMYRQVLLAGCRCVELDVWKGRTADEEPVITHGFTMTSEIPFKEVIEAIAECAFKTSPFPVILSFENHVDSLKQQAKMAEYCRSIFGEALLIDPLDKYPLESGMPLPSPQELMGKILIKNKKSHKAGGDVKRLTEQPANQDPEPVSLSNNATAEMEAESEEDDDDDDDDGKKGSAEREAVATEEMSTLVNYVQPTKFNSFEASKKAARCYHMSSFVETKALEHLTKSPVEFVEYNKSQLSRIYPKGTRVDSSNFMPQLFWNAGCQLVALNYQTIDLSMQLNLFMFEYNGRSGYRLKPEFMRRPDKHFDPFTENTVDGIVANTLAVKVISGQFLSERRVGVYVEVEMFGLPADTRRKALKTKTSQNNNAVNPVWDEEPVVFKKVILPTLASLRIAAFEEGGKFIGHRIIPVSAVRPGYRYIGLRNEKNQSLVLPAVFVYIEVKDYVPDTFADVIEALSNPIRYVNLLEQRSKQLAALTLEDGDDDARAEDEVDSCTERKNDPKSTLVENGLSPGPGPTGQAPVATAPKPSAANQQAATTDATKPAGKTEDLVLSVLIDVPVCSLASLQQTKLYQKEQRRQFKELKDLVRRHQKKTSELLRDINNKYKKTARQCSKSRSSPSEEPDQRLQSLRDEQHEQLVALRQEQYYSQKYLQREHVKTLNERLSSLAEESHSTQMKKLKDICSNR; this is translated from the exons ATGGCCAGCGCCCAGCCGGGGGTCCACGCCTTGAAACTCCAGCCCCCCGCCGTGTCCCCAACCCTGAGGAACGGCAGCAACTTCATCAAATGGGACGAG GATCTTTCCACTGTAACTCCCGTGACTCTCTTTGTGGATCCTCACGGACTTTATCTCTACTGGACCGACCAGAACAAG GAGACCGAGTTGTTAGACTTGACCCACGTCAAAGATGTCAGGACGGGCAGAAGCACCAAAACTGCCAAG GAGGCCAAGTTGCGGGAGCTGCTGGACGTGGGCAACCTGGTGGGCCGGCTGGAGAACCGCATGGTCACGGTGGTGACGGCCTCCGACATCGTCAACGTCAACCAGATCATCTTCATCGCGTCTCAGGAGGATGAGGCCAAG GTGTGGTGTGAGGATCTCTTTTGTCTGTCTTCCAACCTGCTGAGCCACAACCTCAACAGAGACCACAGCCTCCTCAAAGC GTACGTGAAGTTGACTCTCCAGCCCAACACGGATGGCAGAATTCCCGTCAAGAA ttTCGTTCGCTTGTTTTCATCAGACAGGAAGCGAGTGGAGAACGCCTTGGAGAACTGCCGACTTCCTTACGGGCGG GGCGACGCCATCAAAGTGGAGGACTTCACGCCGGACGTGTACAAGAGCTTCCTGGAGCAGTTTTGTCCTCGTCCGGAGCTGGCCAACATCTTTAAACTGCA GGGGGGCGATGACGGGTCCGTGTCGGTGGATCAGATGACGGAGTTCATCAACAACAAGCAGCGGGACCCCCGACTCAACGAGATCCTCTACCCGCCTCTCAGGCCCGCTCAGACGCAAACCCTCCTCGAAAGACACCAAAGCGACACGATGCTCCTGGAGCGAG GCTTGATCTCGTTGCAGGCCTTCTGCAGTTACCTGTCGAGTGACGAGAACGGCGTCATCCCTCCCGACAAACTGGACCAGTCTGAAGACATGAGCTTCCCGCTCTCGCACTACTTTGTCAACTCCTCGCACAACACCTACCTGACAG CGGGCCAGCTGGCGGGGAGCTCGTCGGTGGAGATGTACCGACAGGTCCTGCTGGCCGGATGTCGCTGCGTGGAGCTGGACGTGTGGAAAGGTCGCACGGCCGACGAGGAGCCCGTCATCACGCACGGATTCACCATGACCTCCGAGATCCCCTTCAAG gaAGTAATTGAGGCCATTGCCGAGTGCGCCTTCAAGACGTCACCTTTCCCGGTCATCTTGTCTTTTGAGAACCACGTCGATTC TTTGAAGCAACAGGCTAAAATGGCGGAATATTGTCGCTCCATCTTCGGGGAGGCGTTACTGATCGACCCGCTGGACAAATACCCG CTGGAGTCGGGCATGCCGCTGCCCAGCCCTCAGGAGCTGATGGGCAAAATCCTCATCAAGAACAAGAAATCTCACAAAGCCGGCGGCGACGTCAAGAGGCTGACGGAGCAGCCGGCCAATCAGGACCCTGAGCCCGTGTCGCTTAGCAACAACGCGACAG CGGAGATGGAGGCTGAGAGTGAGgaagacgacgatgatgacgacgatgacggtAAAAAG GGCTCAGCGGAGCGCGAGGCCGTGGCCACGGAGGAGATGTCCACGCTGGTCAATTACGTGCAGCCCACCAAGTTCAACTCCTTCGAGGCCTCCAAGA AGGCGGCCCGCTGTTACCACATGTCGTCATTTGTGGAGACCAAAGCTCTGGAGCATCTCACCAAGTCGCCGGTGGAGTTTGTGGA ATACAATAAATCCCAGCTGAGTCGGATTTATCCCAAAGGAACCAGAGTGGACTCATCCAACTTCATGCCGCAGCTCTTCTGGAATGCCGGCTGTCAACTGGTGGCTCTCAACTATCAAACCATAG atCTGTCCATGCAGTTGAACCTCTTCATGTTTGAGTACAACGGTCGCAGCGGCTACAGGCTGAAGCCCGAGTTCATGCGGCGCCCGGACAAACATTTTGACCCCTTCACGGAGAACACGGTGGACGGCATCGTAGCCAACACGCTCGCCGTCAAG GTGATCTCGGGCCAGTTCCTCAGCGAGCGCAGGGTGGGCGTCTACGTGGAAGTGGAGATGTTCGGCCTTCCTGCCGACACCAGGAGGAAAGCGCTGAAGACCAAAACCTCGCAGAACAACAACGCCGTCAACCCGGTGTGGGATGAGGAACCCGTCGTTTTCAAGAAG GTGATTCTCCCTACACTGGCCTCGCTGCGAATCGCCGCCTTTGAGGAAGGAGGGAAGTTCATCGGCCATCGCATAATTCCCGTGTCCGCCGTACGACCCG GCTATCGCTATATCGGCCTGAGGAACGAGAAGAACCAGTCTCTTGTTTTGCCCGCAGTGTTCGTCTACATCGAAGTCAAAGATTACGTCCCGGACACTTTTGCAG ACGTGATCGAGGCTCTGTCCAACCCGATTCGATACGTCAACCTGCTGGAGCAGCGTTCCAAGCAGCTGGCCGCGCTCACGCTGGAGGACGGAGACGACGACGCGCGCGCCGAG GACGAAGTGGACAGCTGCACCGAGCGTAAAAACGATCCCAAGTCAACGTTGGTGGAGAACGGTCTGAGCCCGGGCCCCGGACCCACGGGCCAGGCTCCGGTCGCCACCGCACCCAAACCCTCAGCGGCCAATCAGCAAGCAGCTACGACAG ATGCGACCAAACCGGCAGGGAAGACTGAAGATTTGGTCTTAAGTGTTTTGATAG ACGTGCCCGTGTGCTCGCTGGCCAGCCTGCAGCAGACCAAACTGtaccagaaggagcagcggCGTCAGTTCAAGGAGCTGAAGGATCTGGTGAGGAGACACCAGAAGAAGACCTCCGAGCTCCTGCGAGACATCAACAACAAGTACAAGAAGACGGCCAGGCAGTGCAGCAAGAGCAG GAGCTCGCCGTCCGAGGAGCCCGACCAGCGTCTCCAGTCGCTGCGAGACGAGCAGCACGAGCAGCTTGTGGCGCTCAGGCAGGAGCAGTACTACAGCCAAAAGTATCTGCAGAGGGAACACGTCAAGACG CTGAACGAGCGACTGAGCAGCCTGGCTGAGGAAAGTCACAGCACGCAGATGAAGAAACTCAAAGACATCTGCAGCAA CAGATAA
- the crls1 gene encoding cardiolipin synthase (CMP-forming) isoform X1: MMLLCFRGNPAPLCRKAADCLLSARRGAACRLEATTTTTWRLLRAAPVTGLRGADGRPPFRLGPVPSTWWRPCRTLLVLRGGHGRLVVNSRSLLSTGGRGFSGKSNQEADTQREANPVAGQGLFKFKELYENPWTIPNLLCVCRIVLAPFLGHLIIQQHFHLSLALFTLAGATDLLDGYIARTWPTQKSALGSALDPLADKILISFLYISLTYADIIPAPLTALVVFRDIGLIAAVFWVRYKTVPPPVTLSKFFNPCYTTAQLKPTLFSKVNTAIQLVLVAASLAAPVFQYTDSILLQGLWFVTGVTTAASGYSYWHYGRKTVRVLNTKSP; encoded by the exons ATGATGCTTTTGTGTTTTCGGGGAAATCCGGCACCGCTGTGCCGCAAGGCCGCCGACTGTTTGCTGTCGGCGCGGCGCGGGGCTGCGTGTCGGCTGgaggcgacgacgacgacgacatggCGGCTCTTGCGCGCAGCACCTGTCACCGGCCTCAGAGGGGCGGACGGCCGCCCTCCCTTTCGCCTCGGTCCGGTTCCGTCGACGTGGTGGAGGCCGTGCCGAACTCTGCTCGTGCTACGCGGAGGTCACGGCCGGTTGGTTGTCAACTCCCGGTCACTCCTGTCCACCGGAGGCCGAGGGTTTAGTGGGAAGAGTAACCAGGAAGCGGATACCCAAAGGGAGGCCAACCCTGTAGCCGGACAGGGGCTGTTCAAGTTTAAAGAGCTG TACGAGAACCCGTGGACCATCCCCAATCTGCTGTGCGTGTGCCGGATCGTCCTGGCTCCTTTCCTGGGTCACCTGATCATCCAGCAACACTTCCACCTCAGCCTGGCGCTTTTCACCTTGGCTGGAGCCACTGACTTG CTGGACGGTTACATCGCCAGGACGTGGCCCACGCAGAAGTCGGCGTTGGGAAGCGCCCTGGACCCGCTGGCGGACAAAATCCTCATCAGCTTTTTATACATCAGCCTCACGTATGCAGACATCATACCAG CGCCACTGACGGCGCTGGTGGTTTTCAGGGACATCGGTTTGATCGCTGCCGTCTTCTGGGTCAGATACAAGACGGTGCCGCCACCG GTGACCCTCAGTAAGTTTTTTAACCCCTGCTACACCACAGCTCAGCTCAAGCCGACACTCTTTAGCAAG GTGAACACGGCCATCCAGCTGGTTCTGGTCGCGGCGTCCCTGGCGGCTCCAGTCTTCCAGTACACCGACAGCATCCTTCTGCAGGGCTTGTG GTTCGTCACCGGCGTGACCACCGCGGCGTCGGGCTACAGCTACTGGCACTACGGCCGTAAAACGGTCCGGGTGCTAAACACTAAGTCGCCATGA
- the LOC144061392 gene encoding 1-phosphatidylinositol 4,5-bisphosphate phosphodiesterase beta-1-like isoform X1 translates to MASAQPGVHALKLQPPAVSPTLRNGSNFIKWDEDLSTVTPVTLFVDPHGLYLYWTDQNKETELLDLTHVKDVRTGRSTKTAKEAKLRELLDVGNLVGRLENRMVTVVTASDIVNVNQIIFIASQEDEAKVWCEDLFCLSSNLLSHNLNRDHSLLKAYVKLTLQPNTDGRIPVKNFVRLFSSDRKRVENALENCRLPYGRGDAIKVEDFTPDVYKSFLEQFCPRPELANIFKLQGGDDGSVSVDQMTEFINNKQRDPRLNEILYPPLRPAQTQTLLERHQSDTMLLERGLISLQAFCSYLSSDENGVIPPDKLDQSEDMSFPLSHYFVNSSHNTYLTAGQLAGSSSVEMYRQVLLAGCRCVELDVWKGRTADEEPVITHGFTMTSEIPFKEVIEAIAECAFKTSPFPVILSFENHVDSLKQQAKMAEYCRSIFGEALLIDPLDKYPLESGMPLPSPQELMGKILIKNKKSHKAGGDVKRLTEQPANQDPEPVSLSNNATAEMEAESEEDDDDDDDDGKKGSAEREAVATEEMSTLVNYVQPTKFNSFEASKKAARCYHMSSFVETKALEHLTKSPVEFVEYNKSQLSRIYPKGTRVDSSNFMPQLFWNAGCQLVALNYQTIDLSMQLNLFMFEYNGRSGYRLKPEFMRRPDKHFDPFTENTVDGIVANTLAVKVISGQFLSERRVGVYVEVEMFGLPADTRRKALKTKTSQNNNAVNPVWDEEPVVFKKVILPTLASLRIAAFEEGGKFIGHRIIPVSAVRPGYRYIGLRNEKNQSLVLPAVFVYIEVKDYVPDTFADVIEALSNPIRYVNLLEQRSKQLAALTLEDGDDDARAEDEVDSCTERKNDPKSTLVENGLSPGPGPTGQAPVATAPKPSAANQQAATTDATKPAGKTEDLVLSVLIDVPVCSLASLQQTKLYQKEQRRQFKELKDLVRRHQKKTSELLRDINNKYKKTARQCSKSRSSPSEEPDQRLQSLRDEQHEQLVALRQEQYYSQKYLQREHVKTLNERLSSLAEESHSTQMKKLKDICSKEKKELKRQMDRRRTEKINLAKTKEKHLAEEEKMEINKSYVNEVVQNIKRLEETQTKRHEQLVEQHNHRMQEILEQKPKLQGAIEAEFQEKFDRLPGEIRDFLQDRRPEVRGHSKSRPSTPNEILSEDD, encoded by the exons ATGGCCAGCGCCCAGCCGGGGGTCCACGCCTTGAAACTCCAGCCCCCCGCCGTGTCCCCAACCCTGAGGAACGGCAGCAACTTCATCAAATGGGACGAG GATCTTTCCACTGTAACTCCCGTGACTCTCTTTGTGGATCCTCACGGACTTTATCTCTACTGGACCGACCAGAACAAG GAGACCGAGTTGTTAGACTTGACCCACGTCAAAGATGTCAGGACGGGCAGAAGCACCAAAACTGCCAAG GAGGCCAAGTTGCGGGAGCTGCTGGACGTGGGCAACCTGGTGGGCCGGCTGGAGAACCGCATGGTCACGGTGGTGACGGCCTCCGACATCGTCAACGTCAACCAGATCATCTTCATCGCGTCTCAGGAGGATGAGGCCAAG GTGTGGTGTGAGGATCTCTTTTGTCTGTCTTCCAACCTGCTGAGCCACAACCTCAACAGAGACCACAGCCTCCTCAAAGC GTACGTGAAGTTGACTCTCCAGCCCAACACGGATGGCAGAATTCCCGTCAAGAA ttTCGTTCGCTTGTTTTCATCAGACAGGAAGCGAGTGGAGAACGCCTTGGAGAACTGCCGACTTCCTTACGGGCGG GGCGACGCCATCAAAGTGGAGGACTTCACGCCGGACGTGTACAAGAGCTTCCTGGAGCAGTTTTGTCCTCGTCCGGAGCTGGCCAACATCTTTAAACTGCA GGGGGGCGATGACGGGTCCGTGTCGGTGGATCAGATGACGGAGTTCATCAACAACAAGCAGCGGGACCCCCGACTCAACGAGATCCTCTACCCGCCTCTCAGGCCCGCTCAGACGCAAACCCTCCTCGAAAGACACCAAAGCGACACGATGCTCCTGGAGCGAG GCTTGATCTCGTTGCAGGCCTTCTGCAGTTACCTGTCGAGTGACGAGAACGGCGTCATCCCTCCCGACAAACTGGACCAGTCTGAAGACATGAGCTTCCCGCTCTCGCACTACTTTGTCAACTCCTCGCACAACACCTACCTGACAG CGGGCCAGCTGGCGGGGAGCTCGTCGGTGGAGATGTACCGACAGGTCCTGCTGGCCGGATGTCGCTGCGTGGAGCTGGACGTGTGGAAAGGTCGCACGGCCGACGAGGAGCCCGTCATCACGCACGGATTCACCATGACCTCCGAGATCCCCTTCAAG gaAGTAATTGAGGCCATTGCCGAGTGCGCCTTCAAGACGTCACCTTTCCCGGTCATCTTGTCTTTTGAGAACCACGTCGATTC TTTGAAGCAACAGGCTAAAATGGCGGAATATTGTCGCTCCATCTTCGGGGAGGCGTTACTGATCGACCCGCTGGACAAATACCCG CTGGAGTCGGGCATGCCGCTGCCCAGCCCTCAGGAGCTGATGGGCAAAATCCTCATCAAGAACAAGAAATCTCACAAAGCCGGCGGCGACGTCAAGAGGCTGACGGAGCAGCCGGCCAATCAGGACCCTGAGCCCGTGTCGCTTAGCAACAACGCGACAG CGGAGATGGAGGCTGAGAGTGAGgaagacgacgatgatgacgacgatgacggtAAAAAG GGCTCAGCGGAGCGCGAGGCCGTGGCCACGGAGGAGATGTCCACGCTGGTCAATTACGTGCAGCCCACCAAGTTCAACTCCTTCGAGGCCTCCAAGA AGGCGGCCCGCTGTTACCACATGTCGTCATTTGTGGAGACCAAAGCTCTGGAGCATCTCACCAAGTCGCCGGTGGAGTTTGTGGA ATACAATAAATCCCAGCTGAGTCGGATTTATCCCAAAGGAACCAGAGTGGACTCATCCAACTTCATGCCGCAGCTCTTCTGGAATGCCGGCTGTCAACTGGTGGCTCTCAACTATCAAACCATAG atCTGTCCATGCAGTTGAACCTCTTCATGTTTGAGTACAACGGTCGCAGCGGCTACAGGCTGAAGCCCGAGTTCATGCGGCGCCCGGACAAACATTTTGACCCCTTCACGGAGAACACGGTGGACGGCATCGTAGCCAACACGCTCGCCGTCAAG GTGATCTCGGGCCAGTTCCTCAGCGAGCGCAGGGTGGGCGTCTACGTGGAAGTGGAGATGTTCGGCCTTCCTGCCGACACCAGGAGGAAAGCGCTGAAGACCAAAACCTCGCAGAACAACAACGCCGTCAACCCGGTGTGGGATGAGGAACCCGTCGTTTTCAAGAAG GTGATTCTCCCTACACTGGCCTCGCTGCGAATCGCCGCCTTTGAGGAAGGAGGGAAGTTCATCGGCCATCGCATAATTCCCGTGTCCGCCGTACGACCCG GCTATCGCTATATCGGCCTGAGGAACGAGAAGAACCAGTCTCTTGTTTTGCCCGCAGTGTTCGTCTACATCGAAGTCAAAGATTACGTCCCGGACACTTTTGCAG ACGTGATCGAGGCTCTGTCCAACCCGATTCGATACGTCAACCTGCTGGAGCAGCGTTCCAAGCAGCTGGCCGCGCTCACGCTGGAGGACGGAGACGACGACGCGCGCGCCGAG GACGAAGTGGACAGCTGCACCGAGCGTAAAAACGATCCCAAGTCAACGTTGGTGGAGAACGGTCTGAGCCCGGGCCCCGGACCCACGGGCCAGGCTCCGGTCGCCACCGCACCCAAACCCTCAGCGGCCAATCAGCAAGCAGCTACGACAG ATGCGACCAAACCGGCAGGGAAGACTGAAGATTTGGTCTTAAGTGTTTTGATAG ACGTGCCCGTGTGCTCGCTGGCCAGCCTGCAGCAGACCAAACTGtaccagaaggagcagcggCGTCAGTTCAAGGAGCTGAAGGATCTGGTGAGGAGACACCAGAAGAAGACCTCCGAGCTCCTGCGAGACATCAACAACAAGTACAAGAAGACGGCCAGGCAGTGCAGCAAGAGCAG GAGCTCGCCGTCCGAGGAGCCCGACCAGCGTCTCCAGTCGCTGCGAGACGAGCAGCACGAGCAGCTTGTGGCGCTCAGGCAGGAGCAGTACTACAGCCAAAAGTATCTGCAGAGGGAACACGTCAAGACG CTGAACGAGCGACTGAGCAGCCTGGCTGAGGAAAGTCACAGCACGCAGATGAAGAAACTCAAAGACATCTGCAGCAA GGAGAAGAAGGAGCTGAAGAGACAGATGGACCGAAGAAGAACCGAGAAAATCAACTTGGCCAAGACCAAAGAGAAACATCTAGCAGAAGA AGAGAAGATGGAGATCAATAAGTCGTACGTCAATGAAGTGGTGCAGAACATCAAACGG CTGGAGGAGACCCAAACCAAGCGTCACGAGCAGCTGGTGGAGCAACACAATCATCGGATGCAGGAGATACTCGAGCAGAAACCCAAG